From the genome of Methylomonas sp. UP202, one region includes:
- a CDS encoding sulfurtransferase TusA family protein translates to MNEFTLNARRLLCPLPVIRTQDKVKTLQSGDVLTVECTDPGVMQDIPAWCRINGHRVLETRAENGEYVIVLQVG, encoded by the coding sequence ATGAACGAATTCACGCTAAACGCCCGCCGCCTGCTCTGCCCGTTGCCGGTGATTCGCACCCAGGATAAAGTCAAAACCCTGCAAAGTGGCGACGTACTGACCGTGGAATGCACCGATCCCGGCGTGATGCAGGACATCCCGGCCTGGTGCAGGATCAATGGGCATCGGGTGTTGGAGACTCGGGCGGAGAATGGCGAGTATGTTATTGTTTTACAAGTGGGCTAA
- the argJ gene encoding bifunctional glutamate N-acetyltransferase/amino-acid acetyltransferase ArgJ, which produces MAVGHTEFPIMHAIQGVKLGTCNAGIKQTVRDDILVVEMADGGSCAAVFTQNAFCAAPVQLAKSHLGMAPRWLLVNSGNANAGTGKQGLQDAFACCASLAGEVEGLAQQVLPFSTGVIGEPLPVAKLTAALPKAVADLAETHWDQAARAIMTTDTFPKGASTVIDIDGHPIAITGISKGAGMIQPNMATMLGFIATDATIDQTLLQQCLAAAAEVSFNRITVDGDTSTNDACVLLASGASAAPEILADSEHYAKFADAVTTVCKRLAELIIRDGEGATKLIRIRVEQALNADEAVQVAKTIAHSPLVKTAFFASDPNWGRILAAVGRAGVENLVLENIEIYLGTVCIVENGGRSPLYTEQDGQRVMNQQEILVTVRLGRGEACEEVLTCDFSYDYVKINAEYRT; this is translated from the coding sequence ATGGCAGTAGGTCACACCGAATTTCCGATCATGCACGCCATCCAGGGCGTCAAACTCGGCACCTGCAACGCGGGGATCAAGCAAACCGTGCGCGACGACATTCTGGTCGTCGAAATGGCCGACGGCGGCAGTTGCGCGGCGGTATTCACCCAGAACGCCTTTTGCGCGGCGCCGGTTCAATTAGCCAAATCCCATCTGGGCATGGCGCCGCGCTGGCTGCTGGTGAACTCCGGCAATGCCAACGCCGGCACCGGCAAGCAAGGCCTGCAAGACGCCTTCGCCTGCTGCGCCAGTCTGGCCGGTGAAGTCGAGGGCCTCGCCCAGCAAGTGCTGCCGTTTTCGACCGGCGTGATCGGCGAGCCGCTGCCGGTCGCCAAGCTGACCGCCGCGCTACCCAAGGCCGTCGCCGATCTGGCCGAGACCCACTGGGACCAAGCCGCCCGTGCGATCATGACCACCGACACCTTCCCGAAAGGCGCCTCGACCGTGATCGACATTGACGGCCATCCGATCGCTATCACCGGCATTTCCAAGGGCGCCGGCATGATTCAGCCCAATATGGCGACGATGCTGGGCTTCATCGCCACCGACGCGACCATCGACCAAACCCTGCTGCAACAGTGTCTAGCGGCGGCGGCGGAAGTTTCGTTCAACCGGATTACCGTCGATGGCGACACCTCGACCAACGACGCCTGCGTACTGCTGGCCAGCGGCGCCAGCGCGGCACCGGAGATTCTGGCCGACAGCGAGCACTACGCAAAATTTGCCGACGCGGTCACCACCGTCTGCAAGCGGCTGGCCGAACTCATCATCCGCGACGGCGAAGGCGCCACTAAATTGATCCGCATCCGGGTCGAACAAGCCTTAAATGCCGACGAAGCGGTGCAGGTCGCCAAGACCATCGCCCACTCGCCGTTGGTCAAAACCGCGTTCTTCGCCAGCGATCCCAACTGGGGCCGCATTCTGGCGGCGGTCGGCCGGGCCGGCGTCGAAAACCTGGTACTGGAAAATATCGAAATTTATCTGGGTACCGTCTGCATCGTCGAGAACGGCGGCCGCTCGCCGCTGTACACCGAACAGGACGGCCAACGCGTGATGAACCAGCAAGAGATTCTGGTCACGGTCAGATTGGGCCGGGGCGAGGCGTGCGAGGAAGTGCTGACCTGCGATTTCTCCTACGACTACGTCAAGATCAACGCCGAATACCGTACCTGA